The following DNA comes from Bacteroidota bacterium.
GGGGCATCCCTGGTCGACCATCCTTTTTATTACGATCTGTTTTTGCATCGTGGTGAACACCGTTTATAAATATCCGGCGAACACCGGCATCGGGATCGCGATCATCCTCACAGGAATTCCCGTCTATTATTTCTGGAAATCCCTCCGGCGACCCCGATGACGCCGGGCCGCCGCCTGAAATCGGAGTACATGGAGTGGGTGAAAACCGGCGGGCATGCGCGCTACAATCTCGCGTCGAGCGACCTCCTCCCTGTCCGCATCGACGGGCTCTCCTTCACCCCCGGCGACCTCGAGCTCACGGGTCCGGGCGGATACGGATACCGTCCGCTCACGGAGGCGGTCGCCGAGCGGTACGAAGTCGACCCGGGCCGCGTGGTGACCACGGCCGGAACTTCCATGGCGAACCACCTCGCGCTCGCCGCGCTCCTGGAACCCGGGGACGAAGTGTTGATCGAACAGCCCACCTACGAATTGATCGTGTCGGCGGCGGAATTCCTCGGGGCGAAGGTCATCCGCTTCCCCCGCCGGTTCGAGTCCGGCTTTCAGATCGATCCGGAGGATATCATCCGGGCCGCCGGCGCCCGGACCCGCCTCATCGTGCTGACGAACCTTCATAACCCGAGCAGCGCCTTCACCGATGAAGCGACTCTGTCGCGGATCGGGGAAATCGCACGGCGGACGGGCGCGCGCGTTCTCGTCGACGAGGTCTACCTCGACGCCGCGTTCGACCTCCGGCCCCGGACGTCCCACCATCTCGGCAGGGAGTTTGTCGTCACGAACAGCCTGACAAAGGTGTACGGCTTGAGCGGCTTACGGTGCGGGTGGATCCTCGCGGAGACCGCGGTCGCGGAAAAAATCTGGAGGCTTGCGGACCTTTTTTACAGCAGCCTGCCGCATGTGGCCGAGCGCCTGAGCGTGATCGCGTTCAGCCAGCTTCCCGCCCTCGAGCGCCGCGCCCGCGGGATCCTCGAGGCGAACGCCGCAGCCGTCAACAGGTTCTTCCGCGTACGGGGCGATCTCGAATCGCTGGAACACGCACGGGGGTTGGTGGCGTTGCCGCGCCTCAAAGCGGGCGACAGCTCCGGTTTCTGCGACCGGTTGCTGGCGAACTACGAGACGTCGGTCGTGCCGGGACGGTTCTTCGATCTGCCGCGTCATCTGCGGATCGGACTCGGGGGTGAACCGGCGGACGTGGAAGAAGGGCTCCGGCGGCTTGCCGGGGCGCTTGACGAGGAGGGGAAACGCTGAGTTACTGAACCTGCGCCCTGCGGCGGAGAAGCAGGGCGAGGCCGAGCACGACGAGGGCGAGAGGCCAGTAGAGCCTGACGGCATCCCACACATCATACCGGTCGAGGTATCCGAGCTCGGTGAGGACGAACGCCACGCCGATTCCGCAGAGCAGGCTCGCGGGAATGAGCAGCTCCCATTCATGGAAGTTGTTGAGGAACAGCATCAGAAGCGCGATGCCGAAGATCAGGAACGTGGCGGGGAAGAACATTCCCATCCGGACGTCGACGTAGTCGGAGGAACGGAGCAGGAAAAAAAGACCGTAGAGGAACGCGACGGTTCCTCCGAAAATCGCCCCCCTCCTGTTCCGCGCAAATCCCTGGACCGCTTTCACCAGTCCGAAGATGAGCAGGATGGACCAGATTGCCATGTGGAATCCGAACTGGATCAGATCGAGCCGGTCGAGCAGCATGACCACCCCGAGCAGGATCAGGCCGACGGCAAGCCAGTGCGTTCGATGCCTGGGAACTTCCGGCATTGGAACCTGGGGAAGCTGGGTCGTTGACCCCTGGGTCGTTGGAACCTCGGTCATTGGGCCCCCGCTGGTGAAGTCATCACCGGCTTTTCCTCGGGCATCACGATCGCAAGAATAATATAGAGCAGAAGCCCCCACCCGAAGGAAGCCAGCACCACCACCAGATAGAGCACCCGGACGATCGTGGGATCGAGATGGAAGTAGTCCGCAATCCCCCCGCAGACTCCGAACACTTTCCGGTCCTTCGTGGAGCGCCGAAGCTCTTTCGGCCGCACGGGGTTCGCCGCCCCCGGTTCTGCCGCCTGGCCGGAGGCGGATTCAGCGCCGCTCTGCCGGCGGCGGTAGGAATAAATGAGCACGATTCCGAGGAGGACGAGCAGGCTCGGGAGCAGGATCGAGTGCGAAAACGACCACCAGTTCACGTCTGCGAGCCAGCCGAGATTGATCAGGAGAACGAACGCTCCGAGAAGCACGAGCGTGATGCCGAAAAACCGCCGTTTGTCGGTCGGTTGGGAGAAGGGGCTCCCCGCAGGATGGACCGGCGCATCGCCCGGATTCGAGGGCATGATGATCATCGCGGCGATGTACAAAAAAAAGCCCGATCCCCCGAGAAGGGTCACGAGCACGCACAGAATGCGGACGATCGTAGGATCGATATCGAAGTATTCTGCGATTCCGCCGCAGATCCCGTCGATCACGCGGTTCCGCCTCGACTTGTATAACCTCTTCTGAATGTGCGCTCCTGCTTCCATTTTTGGGGTCTCCCTGGCTTTTCTCTCTACACTACTTCTACGCACTTGCCGGGGAGAATGTTTCGCCAAAAAACCGCTGGAAAACAGCGCTGAGCGCCGTCAGACCTCCATGATTTCCTTTTCTTTGATCACGACGAGCGTGTCGACATCCTTTATATACTTGTCGGTCATCTTTTGAACCTCGGCTTCGGCCCGCTTCCGTTCGTCTTCGGAGAAATGCTCCGCCTTTTCCGAGCGCTTCAGGTGCTCGATCGCGTCGCGGCGGACGTTTCTCACCGCAATCTTTCCCTCTTCGGCGAATTTTTTGACGAGCTTCACGATTTCCCTCCGGCGCTCCTCGTTGAGCGGGGGGATCGGGACGCGGATCACATTGC
Coding sequences within:
- a CDS encoding pyridoxal phosphate-dependent aminotransferase, which gives rise to MTPGRRLKSEYMEWVKTGGHARYNLASSDLLPVRIDGLSFTPGDLELTGPGGYGYRPLTEAVAERYEVDPGRVVTTAGTSMANHLALAALLEPGDEVLIEQPTYELIVSAAEFLGAKVIRFPRRFESGFQIDPEDIIRAAGARTRLIVLTNLHNPSSAFTDEATLSRIGEIARRTGARVLVDEVYLDAAFDLRPRTSHHLGREFVVTNSLTKVYGLSGLRCGWILAETAVAEKIWRLADLFYSSLPHVAERLSVIAFSQLPALERRARGILEANAAAVNRFFRVRGDLESLEHARGLVALPRLKAGDSSGFCDRLLANYETSVVPGRFFDLPRHLRIGLGGEPADVEEGLRRLAGALDEEGKR
- a CDS encoding DUF5668 domain-containing protein — encoded protein: MTEVPTTQGSTTQLPQVPMPEVPRHRTHWLAVGLILLGVVMLLDRLDLIQFGFHMAIWSILLIFGLVKAVQGFARNRRGAIFGGTVAFLYGLFFLLRSSDYVDVRMGMFFPATFLIFGIALLMLFLNNFHEWELLIPASLLCGIGVAFVLTELGYLDRYDVWDAVRLYWPLALVVLGLALLLRRRAQVQ
- a CDS encoding PspC domain-containing protein, producing the protein MEAGAHIQKRLYKSRRNRVIDGICGGIAEYFDIDPTIVRILCVLVTLLGGSGFFLYIAAMIIMPSNPGDAPVHPAGSPFSQPTDKRRFFGITLVLLGAFVLLINLGWLADVNWWSFSHSILLPSLLVLLGIVLIYSYRRRQSGAESASGQAAEPGAANPVRPKELRRSTKDRKVFGVCGGIADYFHLDPTIVRVLYLVVVLASFGWGLLLYIILAIVMPEEKPVMTSPAGAQ